A single genomic interval of Asterias amurensis chromosome 1, ASM3211899v1 harbors:
- the LOC139934964 gene encoding 2-Hydroxyacid oxidase 1-like, with translation MVSTQQPVCLGDFEGIARRRLTKNAFDYYQSGANDEQSLRDNVDAFQRYRLKPKLLRDVSKRDLRTTILGQEIAFPIAVAPTAMQRMAHSDGEVATAKAASSLGTGIILSSWATSTIEEVAEACTPEGLCWFQLYVYRDRNVVRDLVRRAEQAGYKALFVTVDTPMLGRRLADVRNKFSLPSHLRLANFNVNAHLSSGVKHSEDSGLAAYVASLIDPSLNWEHIEWLKTITSMPIVLKGILTAEDARLAVKHNISGIVVSNHGARQLDGVQATIDALSEVVEAVRGSNIEVYLDGGVRKGTDVLKALALGARAVFIGRPVLWGLAYDGEAGVKKILEIIREEFSLAMALSGCASIKDISPDLITKKNFLVMSKM, from the exons ATGGTGTCGACACAACAACCCGTGTGTTTGGGAGACTTTGAGGGTATTGCAAGAAGGCGGCTCACAAAGAATGCCTTCGATTATTACCAAAGTGGGGCGAATGACGAGCAATCGTTGAGGGATAATGTGGACGCTTTTCAACG ataCCGACTGAAGCCCAAACTATTAAGAGATGTTTCCAAACGAGACCTTCGTACCACCATCTTGGGTCAAGAGATTGCTTTTCCTATAGCTGTAGCTCCCACAGCGATGCAGCGCATGGCACACAGTGATGGAGAAGTGGCAACAGCAAAAG CGGCCTCATCTCTTGGAACTGGTATCATTCTGAGTTCATGGGCCACGTCCACAATTGAGGAGGTAGCGGAAGCCTGCACACCTGAAGGCCTGTGCTGGTTTCAGCTCTATGTCTACCGAGATCGTAACGTCGTCAGAGATCTTGTCAGGAGGGCGGAGCAAGCTGGTTACAAGGCGCTGTTCGTTACGGTGGACACGCCTATGTTAGGCAGGAGACTAGCTGATGTTAGAAACAAGTTTTCTTTGCCATCACATCTCAG GTTAGCCAACTTCAACGTTAATGCTCATCTTTCGAGCGGGGTGAAGCACTCTGAGGACTCTGGTCTGGCCGCTTACGTCGCTTCACTCATAGATCCGTCACTGAACTGGGAGCACATCGAATGGCTCAAGACAATCACATCAATGCCTATCGTCCTTAAAGGAATACTCACAG CTGAGGATGCTCGTCTCGCTGTTAAACATAACATCTCAGGCATCGTCGTGTCAAACCATGGGGCAAGGCAGCTTGATGGTGTCCAAGCAACG ATAGACGCATTGTCCGAGGTGGTGGAGGCAGTGCGAGGGTCCAACATAGAGGTGTATCTCGATGGAGGAGTAAGAAAAGGCACTGATGTCTTGAAGGCGCTGGCCCTGGGGGCTAGAGCCGTCTTCATCGGCCGACCGGTCCTGTGGGGACTGGCTTACGAT GGTGAAGCAGGAGTGAAGAAGATTCTTGAAATCATTCGGGAAGAGTTCAGTCTAGCAATGGC